In Trichomycterus rosablanca isolate fTriRos1 chromosome 2, fTriRos1.hap1, whole genome shotgun sequence, the genomic window TGATCCGCATCGTCACTGAGGCCCACATGGCCACCAATGCCCAGGGCAACCACTGGAAACAGAAACGCAAATTCCTGGTGAGATTGTCACCTCTTCCCAAAAGCAGAAACATAGTCACAGAAACAAGTGGTTGTTGTTGTATCACATTTGTATATTCCCAATCTCTCAGCTCCAGTTCAAGGTTAGGAAAATGAAAAAAGTTGGGGAAAGTTTTCCCTTCTCAGTCATTACTGTCCAGTTATCCAGTTCCCATTTTCTACCGTTTACCACTTTACCCACCATTTCTTTACTTATATTTCCCTTTTATAATTCCTTCCCATTTATTACTTGCTAATCACATATTTATAGTCCCCCTAGCCAGTTCCACTTTTTCTCATTCAGAAATCCTAAAGTTCAGTCTCCAGTTACCCTCCTTATTTTACTTTCAAgttcctcagttcccaaatccTACTTCACATTGTGAAGTACTTCCATTTGTGAGTCCTCACCTAAAACTTTCTTCCCACATGTCAGTTCCCAATTCTCAAGTCCATAATTTCAAGTTTCATTTtgcctaaccctaacccatacCTCTCTCATTCCCAGGCCCTACTTGCGAGGTCCCCACTTACCCTGCTTTACAGATCTTATTAACTACTTAGAACGTTCCcagtttttatttctatatttctatACAATTCCCACCTGTTTTCCTCATGCCAACTTAGTGAAGTACCGTGTTAACATGTTCATGTGTTTTGTATCATGTGAAAAAGGGGAAGTGTTAGCTGGAGATTGAGACCCAGCGTTTCTTAAAGGCTGCAGCACTAACTTTAAAAAAGCATCTTTATCTTCTTTCATTCCTTTTATTCAGTCTGTTCCTTAATGCCTCCTCTCAAATCAGTCTACTaaagtgctcttttctttttgtcttaAATTGTGTCTGTGCTTTTGTCCTCATGTTTTCCGTCTGCAAAACCAACCGCTTTTgctgtttctttaaaaatctaacAACAAACTGGTGTCTGTCTCAGGACTTGCTGTGGGTTTCCATGCCAGGTTTACTCATGAATACCATGGCCAttaaaattacataaaatacCCTGAAAACGTATTCATCCAAACTTTTTGGTCAGACACTTATTCTCTCAGTAATTCATATagtatgtattgtttttttCAGTACTCGATTAATACTAAGCTTCTTTTTGGTCATTTAAAAATTTACCGGAACCATGCTGATCTATTTCCGGATACAAAATTTAAGTTCTGCGATCTCAGTTAAAAAGCTGGTGTACAGCAATGTTTTGGTCTCACCACAGATGTTCAATAGAACAAAGATCTAGGAATGCCATTAAAGAAAATCAATTTTCCATCTTCTCCTTCTATTGTTGCTTTGGCCAAGTGCTTTGAGTCACTGTCAGGCTGAAAAATGACATTTGGCAGAAGATGTACAGGATTTTTTAAAGAATCTTCCTGTAGTGCTTAAGATAATGATGCTACCACGAAACATGAAAATGGAAATGATGTCACCTGGCATTTATTTCAGCATTATTAGATCAACTAAAAAGTAGTATTTTTTTTGCGAAAACTAGTGTCTAAGTAGTAAAGGCATCATTCAGTTAGGTCAGGTCAGCCGGGTTTGGCCTGAGGTTTTACCCATCACTACTTCTTTTTGATGGAAATTAACTGAGCTCCAAGATGTGTTCTGTTCCCTTAAGATGGTATCAATCTTGAGATCTGTCTTGCTCAATTTGATTGGTTGCCTTATTTTGTTTTGTCTACATAATACTGGTAGAACCAGTTATTCTCTTTGTATTTCTGCACCACTTGTACTGGAACCTTAACCAGAAAGCAGCAGCCATTGTGGCAGCAGCAGGGTGGTGATTTCCTTTCCAAGACATGGACATTTGTCAGGCTGGTGGCACCACAGAGACCCACAAAGCCTGTGGTGGTGCACTATATTGCACCTTTTGAACAAATTAGGCTAAAATAAATAGCAAATGTATGAAACATGTATGTCATTATCATCCGGCCATAATAAATTTGATTTTGCTGCCCAGACTGCATGGAAACACCACACAGTCTCTTGATGTCACTCTGTTTCTGTCTGCACTCTCATCTGTCTTCAGTTTcaacttgtttttcttttagttgGCTTGACTCGGGTTCTTCATTGAAACTTCACGATCCCTGTTGATTGCCCAACAGGTCGAGGAAGCAATGCTCCTTAATGAAATAACTTGTAATTTATTCTATACCTCTGACCAGAGTGCAGTGGGGGTAAAGAAAACCAAGGTAAGAACCAGCAGACCAAATTCATTCgagttgttttatttttatttttctaccCCAAAACTAGGCTATGAAATGTCAGCTACTTTTTGTGGATGGATTGACATGTTTGTTTAGTGCTGCACGCTGTATTAAGGCCCTGGTCACACCAGGTTTAGACTTTGCAACTAAAACTTCCGGTGCAAAGAAAATTGGAGAAATTTGTCAAATGTGGTTACATTTgatccagaaatgtgtttaaatgaatACTTAGACAACTGAATAGAACAATGCTTTACACAACTGATGCAAAATGCTGGGTGCACTTACTATTGCATTGTGTTGTTTGAGATAAAATGCAATTATCCAACCTGACAAcggtttatttaataaaaaagtaacaACAAGGTTTGCAATTATTCATGAGTCTGAATTAGATaagataaaatgtgtaaatgtattttaaggttgtttttattattgccaTTAGTCTAGCTAGCTAACTGTAAGTTGGACAAACTTTACTGTTTTACGAAACACATTGGTGGACCATTTCCAGCTAAAATATCCCAATTTAAGGCTGACCACGCCACCTAACAAAGCAACACAGCAAGTTTCTGGTGTGACCTGGTCTTTAGACGTACGTTGTGTACAATAAAAATAGCTATATAGAGCAATTAAACCTGAAAAAGAGGGCGAAGCCTGCGTGTTTGCACTGTACTCAGCACTCCAGTCTGCTCTTTATTGAAACCGGCCCCTTTCATTCTTCATCTTTCACATCACATTATTTCTGGTCAGAAGAAAAAAAGTCACTATTTCAGTGAATAACCCTAGTCAAAGACATTGCTTGCAGAAAAAATATCTAAAGGAAACGGCTCTTCTCCTGCTTCCTCAGTCGTTCTGTCATTTCACACTTCTACTCACTCTTTTCCTCTGAATAACAACAGCACCTTAAACGTCTGCACtcttaattatttgtaaatatttttgcaccttTTTTGCCGTGATTCCTTGTCCTTTTTCTACATTATTTAAAAGGGAGTGAGGATTGGATGTGTCGTAGCTTCCGTTTGATAAATGTTTAAAGGGAAAGGAGCGTTAGGTGCCAATCATGCCACTGCTAAGCACCGCGCTCCTCCCATTTACTGTCATTTTTAGGCTGAAGACATTGGTCAAGGCACGATCGTCAACACGCCAGAGGGGAGCAAAGTGGACATTGAAGCCTTCAGTCAGTTTACAAAAATCATCACCCCCGCCATTACAAGAGTGGTGGACTTTGCCAAAAAACTGCCTATGTTCTGTGAGGTAAGTCAGCTACAGCATTTGGTTTTTCTGAACTCAACCTCATTAAACATATGTGGGATGAAATGAAATGTTGTCTGCAAATTAGTCCTTCTTCAATACTAGTGTCAGACCTTACAAACCACTGTGGGTGGTACGACTGGCAGAATAACTGTACAAGGGGACTGGAAATAActacaataaaagaaaagaggaTAGATGCCCAAACAAATGACAACATTTAGCAGTTACTTTTTTACAAAGTGACTTAGAATTGCGACCTTATACAACTCAAGCAATGGGGGGTaaaaggtccaacagtggcaaattggcagatgtgagacttgaaccagcaaccttctgattactagtttagtaccttaacaactgagctaccgctgcccaTTGACACAGATCCCGTTTGAATCCATATACTTCAAAAGTCATCCTGTTTTATCAAACATCATCTATCATTATTTGTGTTAGATGTCCATTcactccatccatcatctatctgtcCACTGATCGCAGCTTCTTCATCCCCGCCAGTGTAAGACTTAATATAGCAAGTCACATCAAACTCTGGACCAATTATGTTACTCTTTTGAAGACTGCTTTCGTAGTGTTCTGCAGCTAAGCCCACTTAAAGCAAATTCTAAACAGTAGTAAATGGTGAAAAAGCTTCACAAACTGAGCTCTCACATGCCCAGACGTAACAAGCTGGGTTCTGTTCTGCCCTGTCCGAGATGTTTGCAAGGGAAAGTTAAGACATACTATGACCCTAATTAAGACAAAGCAAGCACAAAATAAAGAAGCGGTTAACTTGTTAAATTAGTTCTTTGATTGTTGGAGAAAAAAAATTTAGCTGCTAAATTGTAGCTGCTTTTGTAGACAAACAAACCCTTACAAAGTATTTGGAATTACAATGTGCTGATCTTGTGTTTCAGCTGCCATGTGAGGATCAGATCATCCTGCTCAAGGGCTGCTGTATGGAGATCATGTCTTTACGTGCCGCCGTGCGCTACGATGCTGAGAGTGAGACGCTAACACTGAACGGAGAAATGGCAGTGACGCGTGGCCAGCTAAAAAACGGTGGTTTAGGTGTGGTTTCGGATGCCATCTTCGACCTTGGTGTCTCACTGTCCTCTTTTAACTTGGACGACTCGGAAGTGGCACTTCTACAAGCGGTCATTCTGCTCTCTTCAGGTAAAGACCAATTTAAGCACAGTAACACTGAAACACTGAGTTCCTACTGGAGTTAAAACATGTAGCTAGCTAGTCTAACAGCTGAGAGACATCTAATCATGTGCTTCAATGGAAATTATTACACTCAATTACCTATTATCAACTGAGAAAGctcattttaaagtgctttaaccctttgattcacaagctaagcaaaccccttctaatgcacaacatgggtcaaaaatgacccatattcatccattcaagaatattttcatatgcacatttgtcagttattcatgtatttgctgtcttagctaataaaagctatctatactagaatatgtaaacagctagccaacaaatagtattggacatattcaagattcaagagcctaatctttggttgtctttcaaaagatcagtaaatatgtttttgactacaaacacttacaaatgtcagtagtttctgtcaaattccgtagtaaatacataagggtcatttttgacccatgttgtgcattagaagggtagtgatacaaaaatgatttttattaaaaaagcaaaaaatataaaactgaaataaggatttgtgatgatcaaaaacaagttaattgaaaaattcatggaagcttgaatgacgaaagatatagaaaataaaaactcagttgggtcacttttgacccaggttgtgcatcaaagggttaaggtACAGAATCAACTTTTAATACTCAATAAACGATCAGATAAGCACTTTAAAGTCATGAATCAGGTTTTATCAgatttaaaagtagaagtaaatatATTTGCATCCATTTATTGACCCCTTGTGCCCAATACATAGTAGTTTAATACATCGTacatccaaaagtatgtggaaatgGAAATGTTAAATGTGAGTCAAATCTTCTCACGGTCTCATCtcatttgactaaataggcacaaattcacacagacacactctaaatCTGAGAAAAGGGGTGGCAACATTGTTCAACTGCCCACAAaaatggatgtccaacaagcttatggttaggtgtccacatacttttgatcatatagtgtatgaatAACCATGCTTTAGAGCAAAACGGTAAAACGAACATGCAAGTGCATTAATCTGAGGCCATGTTAGCTTGCTtggtaaatgtataaatgtatattttcctTATATGTTTTACAGACAGACCAGGTTTATCAAGCATAGACAGAATCGAACGCTATCAGGAGGAGTTCCTGCTGGCCTTTGAGCACTACATCAACTACCGCAAGCACAAATTGGCTCACTTCTGGCCCAA contains:
- the thrb gene encoding thyroid hormone receptor beta, with translation MPSSMSGYIPSYLDKDELCVVCGDKATGYHYRCITCEGCKGFFRRTIQKNLNPTYACKYEGKCVIDKVTRNQCQECRFKKCIAVGMATDLVLDDSKRMAKRKLIEDNRERRKRGDLQKMVWERPEPSQEEWELIRIVTEAHMATNAQGNHWKQKRKFLAEDIGQGTIVNTPEGSKVDIEAFSQFTKIITPAITRVVDFAKKLPMFCELPCEDQIILLKGCCMEIMSLRAAVRYDAESETLTLNGEMAVTRGQLKNGGLGVVSDAIFDLGVSLSSFNLDDSEVALLQAVILLSSDRPGLSSIDRIERYQEEFLLAFEHYINYRKHKLAHFWPKLLMKVTDLRMIGACHASRFLHMKVECPNELFPPLFLEVFED